In one Chitinophaga sancti genomic region, the following are encoded:
- a CDS encoding helix-turn-helix domain-containing protein: MPQPDHSNDLFHLAANYINETNRHIFLTGKAGTGKTTFLKYIRENTIKNTVVVAPTGVAAINAGGVTMHSFFQLPFGPYVPSGAHLFGVDNGVTDTHALFRNIRFNYEKKELIKEMELLIIDEVSMVRSDTLDAIDAILRHFRNQPLVPFGGVQVLYIGDLFQLPPVMPDDQWQLLKDHYQSVFFFHARVMQQAPPLYIELKKIYRQNERSFIDILNGVRNCTLDWEGITTLNERYDPHFTGEGDQYIVLTTHNRRADEINAQRLANMPGEIYSFTGEIKGDFSDKALPTDMLLQIKPGAQVMFIKNDLAEPRRYYNGKLATVERVIDDNKIVVLLAGSNETLVLEKETWRNIRYSLNKTEGTVEEEEVGSFTQYPIRLAWAITIHKSQGLTFEKAIIDAGNAFAPGQVYVALSRCTSLEGLVLNTRIHPGAIRTDEKVLDYSNRETEVGRLFANLEKEKLVFWAAQLIKLFSAEKIAVELQMHAIWLRDKKMNGMESALTLSRNLQLKAVQLQDVGNRFRNQLEPLLEQLLSDGDTALLKERVTKAVAYFTQDMYEGLIQPIRRELELVKDIPKIKKYTSQLAMLEEFLWNRLFRFVNASYGELRFSEGLPDYTAMRTPAKEKEKEKEKGKKREAGGSRRDSVEMFRAGKSLADIAAARNLAMSTIESHLADAVGQGELQLDKVLSEKKIKLILPLVKEMGVTASAPIKAKLGDEVSWGEVRAVQQHWRRETEKE; encoded by the coding sequence ATGCCACAACCGGATCATTCCAATGACCTGTTTCACCTGGCGGCAAATTATATCAACGAAACAAACCGTCATATTTTCCTGACCGGAAAAGCCGGAACAGGTAAAACAACTTTTCTGAAATACATTCGGGAAAACACCATTAAAAATACAGTAGTCGTTGCGCCTACGGGCGTTGCTGCCATCAATGCAGGAGGCGTCACCATGCACTCCTTCTTTCAATTGCCTTTTGGCCCTTATGTTCCCTCCGGTGCCCACCTTTTTGGCGTAGATAACGGGGTAACGGATACGCATGCCCTTTTCAGAAATATCCGCTTCAATTATGAAAAAAAGGAATTAATAAAAGAAATGGAACTCCTCATCATCGATGAGGTCAGCATGGTGCGTTCCGATACACTGGATGCTATTGACGCCATTCTTCGCCATTTCCGTAATCAACCACTGGTGCCATTCGGCGGCGTACAGGTCCTGTATATAGGTGACCTGTTCCAGCTACCACCCGTAATGCCCGACGACCAGTGGCAATTGCTGAAAGATCATTATCAAAGCGTGTTTTTCTTTCACGCGCGTGTCATGCAACAGGCACCACCACTATATATTGAACTAAAGAAGATCTACCGGCAGAACGAACGTTCGTTCATCGATATCCTCAATGGCGTGCGTAACTGTACCCTGGACTGGGAAGGAATTACAACGCTGAACGAACGCTATGATCCACACTTTACCGGGGAAGGAGATCAATACATTGTACTCACTACACACAATCGCAGAGCAGATGAAATTAATGCCCAGCGATTAGCCAATATGCCCGGAGAGATCTACAGCTTCACCGGAGAGATCAAAGGAGATTTCAGTGACAAGGCTTTGCCTACTGATATGCTTTTGCAAATCAAACCCGGTGCCCAGGTAATGTTTATCAAAAATGACCTGGCAGAACCACGCCGTTATTATAATGGCAAACTGGCAACGGTAGAGCGCGTGATCGATGATAATAAAATAGTCGTTTTATTGGCCGGTAGTAACGAAACACTGGTGCTGGAAAAAGAGACCTGGCGCAATATCCGGTATTCCCTCAACAAAACGGAAGGAACCGTAGAGGAAGAAGAAGTAGGCAGCTTTACACAATATCCAATCCGGCTGGCATGGGCCATCACCATTCATAAAAGCCAGGGCCTGACTTTTGAAAAGGCCATTATTGATGCAGGAAACGCATTCGCTCCCGGACAGGTATACGTGGCACTCAGCCGTTGTACTTCGTTGGAAGGCCTGGTACTCAATACCCGCATTCATCCTGGCGCAATAAGAACAGACGAAAAAGTACTGGATTATTCAAACCGGGAAACAGAAGTAGGACGCCTCTTTGCCAACCTGGAAAAGGAAAAGCTTGTTTTTTGGGCTGCACAACTGATAAAACTATTTAGTGCGGAAAAGATTGCTGTAGAATTACAAATGCATGCCATCTGGCTAAGGGATAAGAAGATGAATGGAATGGAAAGTGCCCTGACCCTCAGCAGAAATCTGCAGCTAAAAGCAGTGCAGTTACAGGATGTAGGAAACCGTTTCCGAAACCAGCTGGAACCTTTACTGGAACAATTGCTGTCAGATGGAGATACCGCATTGCTGAAAGAACGGGTGACCAAAGCCGTTGCTTACTTTACCCAGGATATGTATGAAGGACTGATCCAGCCTATCCGTCGGGAATTAGAACTGGTAAAAGATATTCCAAAGATTAAGAAATATACTTCGCAGCTGGCTATGCTGGAGGAATTCCTATGGAACAGATTATTCCGTTTCGTAAATGCCAGTTATGGAGAACTGCGCTTTAGTGAAGGACTTCCTGATTACACCGCTATGCGCACTCCCGCAAAAGAAAAAGAGAAGGAGAAAGAAAAAGGTAAGAAAAGAGAGGCAGGGGGCAGCCGGAGAGATTCAGTAGAAATGTTCCGGGCCGGAAAGTCACTGGCAGATATTGCAGCTGCAAGAAACCTGGCTATGAGTACGATCGAAAGTCATTTAGCCGATGCCGTAGGGCAGGGTGAACTGCAATTAGATAAAGTGTTAAGTGAAAAGAAGATAAAGCTGATCCTGCCATTGGTGAAAGAGATGGGGGTGACAGCCTCCGCACCAATTAAAGCGAAATTAGGAGATGAGGTGAGTTGGGGCGAGGTGAGAGCTGTGCAACAGCATTGGAGACGCGAAACTGAAAAGGAATAG
- a CDS encoding LLM class flavin-dependent oxidoreductase has protein sequence MPDRKIRLSVLDQSPIRRGSNAVEALQESIQLAKLADRLGFTRYWLSEHHNTRALASAAPEILIARLAAATKYIRLGSGGVMLPNHSTLKVAENFRLLEALYPNRIDLGIGRAPGGDRLTAHVLNPSNSFEPREFVQQIHDLEGYLTDSDALGTVHEKVKAIPQIDTFPGLWMLTSSGESGLLAARQGWALSFAHFIYPVGGPQAVRTYRDRFQPSVFLPQPEANVGIFVFCADTQEKADELQAMMDYRLLSLEKGKFDVYPTWEEVRDYEYTDMEWQRVLANRGRMISGTPKNVKVKLQKLADDYQVDEIVIATMADKAEDRFRSYELLAEQFQLEPRNTD, from the coding sequence ATGCCAGATAGGAAAATAAGACTCAGCGTACTAGACCAATCTCCCATCCGCAGAGGCTCCAACGCCGTTGAAGCCCTCCAGGAATCCATCCAGTTAGCCAAACTCGCCGATCGCCTCGGTTTCACCCGCTATTGGCTCTCAGAGCACCACAACACCCGCGCCCTTGCCAGCGCTGCACCCGAAATACTCATTGCCCGCCTGGCAGCTGCTACCAAATACATCCGCCTGGGTTCCGGTGGGGTCATGCTCCCCAACCACAGCACCCTCAAAGTCGCGGAAAACTTCCGCCTCTTAGAGGCCCTCTATCCCAACCGCATCGACCTCGGCATAGGCCGCGCACCAGGCGGCGACCGTCTCACCGCTCATGTTCTCAACCCGTCCAACAGCTTCGAACCCAGGGAATTCGTTCAGCAAATCCATGATCTCGAAGGTTACCTCACCGATAGCGATGCCCTCGGCACCGTACACGAAAAGGTCAAAGCCATTCCTCAGATCGATACCTTCCCCGGTTTGTGGATGTTAACCAGCAGTGGGGAAAGCGGACTCCTCGCTGCACGGCAAGGATGGGCGCTCTCTTTCGCACATTTTATCTACCCGGTAGGTGGCCCCCAGGCCGTAAGGACTTACCGTGACCGTTTCCAGCCATCCGTCTTCCTTCCCCAACCGGAAGCAAATGTCGGCATCTTCGTTTTCTGCGCTGATACTCAGGAGAAAGCAGACGAACTCCAGGCCATGATGGACTACCGCCTCCTCAGCCTCGAAAAAGGCAAATTCGACGTATATCCCACCTGGGAAGAGGTCAGAGATTACGAATACACAGATATGGAATGGCAACGTGTCCTGGCAAACCGGGGTCGCATGATCTCAGGTACACCTAAAAACGTAAAGGTGAAACTGCAGAAATTAGCCGATGATTATCAGGTAGATGAGATTGTTATAGCCACAATGGCCGATAAAGCCGAAGATCGCTTCCGCTCCTATGAACTTCTTGCCGAACAATTCCAGCTGGAACCAAGGAACACAGATTAA
- a CDS encoding PAS domain-containing protein, with product MEKQTETGTFRENNNEEWMRFALQSAGLGTWNMDPVNKEVKWDDRCRELYGFPEGHVIEYQDILKYIHPDDKVRVDQAVTNALKSESGGEYTVRFRTIGAQDKKLRWLDCKGKAYFHPDGTVYRFAGTAQDITREVEDREREELMIALVENSPDYMAAANVHGHFFYMNTAGKKLLGISDNFDITTLVNKDLFHPDDFAFMSGEVYPHLLAGRKWSGNIHIQHIQTKERIPCYGDFIVIREPGSDKIIGRGATLRDLRPALLAKQEQQKLLALLENSRDFVSLSDENGLVSYVNPAGLQLVGLDSVEEAKRSNTDFLFPEDVASLMKEINNSVAEKGQWTGEVNYRNFKTGEAIPVFVTTMRVIDSATGVSQGKATISRDLRQEKAIRQQQIENKAELERMVEMRTSELKKANIDLNIVNQNLEQFAYVASHDLQEPLRKINMFSALLQDKYQDQLNETGMRNLGIIRNAATRMTTLIQDLLAFSRVSRQDHLFEAVDLQKAIQQALADLDILIQQKDAVIEMDELCTVQGIPLHMTQLFHNLLSNALKFTLPDKQAIIKINSRRLADAEVAEHPQLQNGMPYCEIRVTDNGIGFAPAYAKKIFVIFQRLHGRGEYEGSGIGLALCQKIVTAHHGVIYAASEEGKGATFIVILPVFTS from the coding sequence ATGGAAAAGCAAACAGAAACTGGCACCTTCAGAGAGAATAATAATGAAGAATGGATGCGTTTTGCGCTCCAGTCTGCCGGACTGGGTACCTGGAACATGGACCCTGTGAACAAAGAAGTTAAATGGGACGACCGCTGCCGGGAACTCTATGGCTTTCCCGAAGGCCACGTAATTGAATACCAGGATATCCTGAAATATATTCATCCCGATGATAAAGTCAGGGTAGACCAGGCCGTTACGAATGCACTTAAATCTGAAAGCGGCGGCGAATACACCGTCCGTTTCCGTACCATTGGCGCACAGGATAAAAAACTGCGCTGGCTCGATTGCAAGGGCAAAGCCTATTTCCATCCCGATGGCACTGTTTACCGCTTTGCCGGCACCGCCCAGGACATCACAAGGGAAGTCGAAGACCGTGAAAGAGAGGAACTGATGATCGCCCTCGTCGAAAATAGCCCTGATTATATGGCCGCTGCCAACGTTCATGGGCACTTTTTCTACATGAACACTGCCGGCAAAAAACTACTCGGTATTTCCGACAATTTTGACATTACCACTCTTGTCAATAAAGACCTCTTTCACCCGGATGATTTCGCATTCATGAGCGGAGAAGTCTACCCGCATTTACTCGCCGGCCGGAAATGGTCAGGCAACATTCATATTCAGCATATCCAGACGAAGGAACGCATACCCTGCTATGGAGACTTTATCGTCATCCGTGAACCCGGTTCCGACAAGATCATCGGCCGCGGTGCCACGCTGCGCGATCTGCGGCCCGCCCTGCTGGCAAAACAGGAACAACAGAAATTATTGGCCCTCCTGGAAAACAGCCGCGATTTCGTCAGTCTTTCCGACGAAAATGGCCTGGTCTCCTACGTGAACCCTGCCGGCCTTCAACTCGTTGGCCTGGATTCCGTAGAAGAAGCTAAAAGATCCAATACGGATTTCCTCTTCCCCGAAGATGTAGCTTCCCTAATGAAAGAGATCAATAACAGCGTGGCCGAAAAAGGGCAGTGGACCGGTGAAGTGAATTACCGTAACTTCAAAACCGGAGAAGCCATCCCGGTATTCGTTACCACCATGCGCGTGATCGATTCTGCCACCGGTGTTTCCCAGGGCAAGGCTACCATTTCCCGCGATTTACGCCAGGAAAAGGCTATTCGCCAGCAACAGATTGAAAATAAGGCAGAACTTGAGCGCATGGTAGAAATGCGCACCAGCGAGCTGAAAAAGGCCAATATCGACCTGAATATTGTCAACCAGAACCTGGAGCAATTTGCCTACGTAGCCAGTCATGACCTGCAGGAACCTTTGCGCAAGATCAACATGTTCTCCGCATTGCTGCAGGACAAATACCAGGATCAGCTGAATGAAACCGGGATGCGCAACCTCGGCATCATCCGGAATGCCGCTACCCGCATGACAACGCTGATCCAGGACCTGCTGGCATTTTCAAGAGTATCCCGCCAGGATCACCTCTTCGAAGCTGTAGATCTGCAAAAAGCCATCCAGCAGGCACTTGCTGACCTGGATATTCTCATCCAGCAAAAAGATGCGGTGATCGAAATGGATGAACTATGTACCGTACAAGGTATTCCCCTGCACATGACACAGCTCTTTCACAACCTCCTGAGCAATGCCCTGAAATTTACCCTGCCTGATAAACAAGCCATTATAAAAATTAATAGCCGCAGACTGGCAGATGCAGAAGTAGCCGAACACCCGCAGCTGCAAAACGGGATGCCTTATTGCGAAATTCGTGTAACCGACAACGGGATTGGATTTGCACCTGCCTACGCGAAAAAGATCTTCGTCATCTTCCAACGCCTACACGGAAGGGGAGAATACGAAGGCAGCGGCATCGGTCTTGCCCTGTGTCAAAAAATTGTGACAGCACATCACGGAGTGATCTATGCAGCGTCAGAAGAAGGAAAAGGAGCGACCTTTATCGTGATTCTCCCGGTTTTTACCAGTTGA
- a CDS encoding TetR/AcrR family transcriptional regulator has product MKKEMMRIMTIASGLFAAQGLQAINIDQISSHCQIKKREFYTHFESKEALIREIIAEWIGKSGKHLRMVPSFSFNAVTELQSYFSFVEETLDSLTPTIIAELQTYYTEQWLRLSYFRDTEIFPFVVRNIERGLGENVYKSGIDKLLMARLYYHQVQAVYHDKDLLKEMHRIFIQGIVNNKGIHFT; this is encoded by the coding sequence ATGAAAAAGGAAATGATGCGGATCATGACAATTGCCTCCGGGTTATTTGCTGCACAAGGTCTGCAAGCGATAAACATCGATCAAATCAGCAGTCATTGTCAAATAAAAAAACGGGAATTCTATACTCATTTTGAAAGCAAGGAAGCGCTGATACGCGAGATCATTGCTGAATGGATTGGTAAGAGTGGAAAGCATTTGCGCATGGTTCCTTCATTCTCCTTTAATGCGGTTACTGAGCTGCAGAGTTATTTCTCCTTTGTAGAAGAAACGCTTGATAGTCTGACACCCACTATTATTGCTGAATTACAAACTTATTACACAGAACAGTGGCTCAGGTTATCTTATTTTCGTGATACGGAAATCTTTCCTTTTGTGGTACGTAATATAGAGCGGGGTTTGGGTGAGAATGTTTACAAATCAGGAATTGACAAGCTGCTTATGGCGAGGCTGTACTATCACCAGGTGCAGGCTGTTTACCATGACAAAGATTTATTAAAGGAGATGCACCGTATATTCATACAGGGTATAGTCAATAATAAAGGAATACATTTTACATAA